A stretch of the bacterium SCSIO 12827 genome encodes the following:
- the rpsG gene encoding 30S ribosomal protein S7: MSRRHRAEKREILPDPKFGDLVLSKFTNSLMYHGKKSAAEQIVYGAMDLIEKKTSTDPLKVFHEALDNVKPSIEVRSRRVGGATYQVPVEVRSDRRQALAIRWLIDHARKRSENTMTERLSGELLDAANNRGAAVKKREDTHRMAEANKAFSHYRW; encoded by the coding sequence ATGTCCCGTCGCCATCGCGCAGAGAAACGTGAGATTCTTCCGGACCCCAAGTTCGGAGATCTGGTTCTGTCCAAGTTCACCAACAGCTTGATGTATCACGGCAAAAAGTCGGCCGCGGAACAGATCGTCTACGGTGCCATGGATCTGATTGAAAAGAAGACGAGCACCGATCCGCTCAAGGTCTTCCATGAAGCGCTGGACAACGTGAAGCCGTCCATCGAAGTGCGCTCCCGCCGTGTCGGTGGCGCGACTTACCAGGTGCCGGTCGAAGTCCGCTCCGACCGCCGTCAAGCGCTTGCCATCCGCTGGTTGATCGATCATGCGCGCAAGCGTTCTGAAAACACCATGACGGAGCGGCTGTCGGGCGAGCTTCTGGATGCCGCCAACAACCGCGGCGCCGCTGTGAAGAAGCGGGAGGACACGCACCGGATGGCTGAGGCCAACAAAGCCTTCTCCCACTATCGGTGGTAA
- the tuf gene encoding elongation factor Tu yields MAKEKFERNKPHCNIGTIGHVDHGKTSLTAAITKVLAETGGATFSAYDQIDKAPEEKARGITISTAHVEYETENRHYAHVDCPGHADYVKNMITGAAQMDGAILVVSAADGPMPQTREHILLARQVGVPALVVFMNKVDQVDDEELLELVEMEIRELLSSYDFPGDDIPIVKGSALAALEDSDKATGHDAVLELMKAVDDYIPQPDRPKDQPFLMPIEDVFSISGRGTVVTGRIERGVVKVGEEIEIVGIKDTTKTTCTGVEMFRKLLDQGEAGDNVGVLLRGTKREEVERGQVLAKPGSITPHTKFDCEAYILTKDEGGRHTPFFSNYRPQFYFRTTDVTGTVELPSGTEMVMPGDNISMVVNLIAPIAMDEGLRFAIREGGRTVGAGVVSKIIE; encoded by the coding sequence ATGGCAAAAGAGAAGTTTGAACGTAATAAGCCGCACTGCAACATCGGCACGATTGGCCATGTTGACCACGGCAAGACATCGTTGACGGCGGCGATCACGAAGGTGCTTGCGGAGACGGGCGGCGCGACGTTTTCGGCGTACGACCAGATCGACAAGGCTCCGGAAGAGAAGGCGCGCGGCATCACGATTTCGACGGCGCACGTTGAGTACGAGACGGAGAACCGCCACTACGCGCACGTCGACTGCCCGGGTCACGCGGATTATGTGAAGAACATGATCACGGGTGCGGCGCAGATGGACGGTGCGATCCTGGTTGTGTCGGCTGCAGACGGCCCGATGCCGCAGACGCGCGAACACATCCTTCTGGCGCGTCAGGTCGGCGTTCCGGCGCTTGTCGTGTTCATGAACAAGGTCGACCAGGTCGACGACGAGGAGCTTCTGGAGCTCGTCGAGATGGAAATCCGCGAGCTTCTGTCGTCCTACGACTTCCCGGGCGACGACATTCCGATCGTCAAGGGCTCGGCCCTTGCGGCGCTGGAAGACAGCGACAAGGCGACCGGTCACGACGCGGTTCTGGAGCTGATGAAGGCGGTTGACGACTACATTCCGCAGCCGGACCGTCCGAAGGACCAGCCGTTCCTGATGCCGATCGAAGACGTGTTCTCGATCTCGGGCCGCGGCACGGTTGTGACGGGCCGCATCGAGCGGGGTGTCGTGAAGGTCGGCGAGGAAATCGAGATCGTCGGCATCAAGGATACGACGAAGACGACCTGCACGGGCGTTGAAATGTTCCGCAAGCTTCTGGATCAGGGCGAAGCGGGGGACAACGTGGGTGTGCTGCTGCGCGGCACGAAGCGCGAGGAAGTCGAGCGTGGCCAGGTTCTGGCCAAGCCGGGTTCGATCACGCCGCACACGAAGTTCGATTGCGAAGCCTACATCCTGACGAAGGATGAAGGCGGGCGTCACACGCCGTTCTTCTCGAACTATCGTCCGCAGTTCTACTTCCGCACGACGGACGTGACGGGCACGGTTGAACTGCCGTCCGGCACGGAAATGGTCATGCCGGGTGACAACATCTCGATGGTCGTCAATCTGATCGCGCCGATCGCCATGGACGAAGGCCTGCGCTTCGCCATCCGCGAAGGCGGCCGCACCGTCGGTGCCGGCGTCGTTTCCAAGATCATCGAATAG
- the rpsL gene encoding 30S ribosomal protein S12 codes for MPTINQLIRKPRKAPSTSNKVPALKACPQKRGVCTRVYTTTPKKPNSALRKVARVRLTNGFEVTSYIPGEGHNLQEHSVVLIRGGRVKDLPGVRYHILRGVLDTQGVSDRRQRRSKYGAKRPK; via the coding sequence ATGCCGACGATTAACCAATTGATCCGCAAGCCGCGGAAGGCGCCCTCGACCTCCAACAAGGTTCCGGCGTTGAAGGCCTGCCCGCAAAAGCGCGGTGTCTGCACCCGTGTCTACACGACGACCCCGAAGAAGCCGAACTCGGCCCTTCGTAAGGTTGCTCGTGTGCGTCTGACCAACGGGTTCGAAGTCACCAGCTACATCCCAGGTGAGGGTCACAACCTCCAGGAACACTCGGTCGTTCTTATCCGCGGCGGCCGCGTCAAAGATTTGCCCGGTGTGCGCTACCACATCCTGCGTGGCGTTCTCGACACCCAGGGCGTTTCCGATCGCCGCCAGCGCCGTTCCAAATACGGCGCCAAGCGCCCGAAGTAA
- the fusA gene encoding elongation factor G: protein MARQTPLDRYRNIGIMAHIDAGKTTTTERILYYTGKSYKIGEVHDGNATMDWMEQEQERGITITSAATTTFWRDHRVNIIDTPGHVDFTIEVERSLRVLDGAVAVFDSVAGVEPQSETVWRQADKYGVPRMCFINKMDRTGADFYRCVDMIIDRLGATPMVLQLPIGSEDKFLGVVDLVKNQAIVWKDESLGAEFEYKDIPADLADKAAEYREKLIELAVDQDDAAMEAYLEGNEPDVATLMKCIRKGTLAGAFVPVLTGSAFKNKGVQPLLDAVVDFMPAPTDVAAITGVDADDPEKEITRNNSDSEPFAALAFKIMNDPFVGNLGFIRIYSGKLEAGSSVMNTVKGKRERVGRMLLMHSNNREEIKEAFAGDIVAVVGLKDTTTGDTLSDPSNQVILERMEFPEPVIEVAVEPKTKADQEKMGVALNRLAAEDPSFRVTTDQESGQTVIKGMGELHLEILVDRMRREFKVDANVGQPQVAYRETISREADVDYTHKKQTGGSGQFARVKIKFEPIPEGFEFENTVVGGNVPREYIPGVEKGLKSSMESGVLTGFPVTGIKATLYDGNSHDVDSSVMAFEIAARAAFREGCRQAGPQLLEPMMNVEVVTPEEYMGDIIGDLNSRRGQVNAMDQRGNARVIDAHVPLANMFGYVNTLRSLSQGRAQFTMQFDHYEVVPSQVSEEIQTRLAG, encoded by the coding sequence ATGGCACGCCAAACTCCCCTCGATCGTTATCGTAATATCGGCATCATGGCTCACATCGATGCCGGCAAAACGACCACGACCGAACGCATCCTTTACTACACCGGCAAGTCCTACAAGATCGGCGAAGTCCACGACGGCAACGCCACCATGGATTGGATGGAGCAGGAGCAGGAGCGCGGCATCACCATTACGTCCGCCGCGACCACGACCTTCTGGCGTGACCATCGCGTCAACATCATCGACACCCCGGGCCACGTCGACTTCACCATCGAAGTCGAACGCTCGCTGCGCGTGCTCGACGGTGCCGTCGCGGTGTTCGACTCGGTCGCCGGTGTCGAGCCGCAGTCCGAAACCGTGTGGCGTCAGGCCGACAAGTACGGTGTGCCGCGTATGTGCTTCATCAACAAGATGGACCGCACCGGTGCCGACTTCTATCGCTGTGTCGATATGATCATCGACCGCCTGGGTGCCACGCCGATGGTGCTGCAGCTGCCGATCGGCTCCGAGGACAAGTTCCTGGGTGTTGTCGATCTGGTGAAGAATCAGGCCATCGTCTGGAAAGATGAAAGCCTGGGTGCTGAATTCGAATACAAGGACATCCCCGCCGATCTCGCCGACAAGGCCGCGGAATACCGCGAAAAGCTCATCGAGCTGGCCGTCGATCAGGATGATGCGGCGATGGAAGCCTATCTTGAAGGCAATGAGCCCGATGTTGCTACGCTGATGAAGTGCATCCGCAAGGGCACTTTGGCTGGCGCCTTCGTTCCCGTTCTGACTGGTTCCGCCTTTAAAAACAAAGGTGTGCAGCCTCTTCTTGATGCGGTTGTCGACTTTATGCCGGCGCCGACGGATGTGGCCGCCATCACGGGTGTGGATGCTGATGATCCTGAAAAGGAAATCACGCGCAACAACTCGGACAGCGAACCTTTCGCGGCTCTGGCGTTCAAGATCATGAACGACCCGTTCGTCGGTAACTTGGGCTTTATCCGTATCTATTCGGGCAAGCTCGAAGCCGGTTCCTCGGTCATGAACACGGTCAAGGGCAAGCGCGAGCGCGTTGGCCGCATGCTGCTCATGCATTCCAACAACCGTGAAGAAATCAAAGAAGCCTTTGCGGGCGACATCGTTGCCGTGGTCGGTCTCAAGGACACCACGACGGGCGATACGCTGTCCGATCCGTCGAACCAGGTCATCCTGGAACGCATGGAGTTTCCGGAGCCGGTTATCGAAGTGGCTGTCGAGCCGAAGACCAAGGCTGACCAGGAAAAGATGGGCGTTGCTCTCAATCGTCTGGCTGCCGAGGATCCGTCCTTCCGGGTGACCACCGACCAGGAAAGCGGTCAGACGGTCATCAAGGGCATGGGCGAACTTCACCTGGAAATTTTGGTCGATCGCATGCGCCGCGAATTCAAGGTCGACGCCAACGTCGGCCAGCCGCAGGTCGCTTACCGCGAAACCATCAGCCGCGAAGCCGATGTGGATTACACCCACAAGAAGCAGACCGGTGGTTCGGGTCAGTTCGCGCGGGTCAAGATCAAGTTCGAGCCGATCCCCGAAGGCTTTGAGTTCGAAAACACCGTCGTCGGCGGCAACGTCCCCCGGGAATACATTCCGGGTGTCGAAAAGGGCCTCAAGTCCTCCATGGAATCGGGTGTCCTCACCGGCTTCCCCGTGACCGGGATCAAGGCGACGCTGTATGACGGGAACTCCCACGACGTTGACTCCAGCGTCATGGCCTTCGAAATCGCCGCCCGCGCGGCGTTCCGCGAAGGTTGCCGTCAGGCCGGCCCGCAGTTGCTGGAGCCGATGATGAACGTCGAAGTCGTGACCCCGGAAGAGTACATGGGTGACATCATCGGCGATCTGAACTCGCGTCGCGGGCAGGTCAACGCCATGGATCAGCGCGGCAACGCGCGCGTCATCGATGCCCATGTGCCGCTGGCCAACATGTTCGGTTATGTGAACACCCTGCGTTCACTCAGCCAGGGCCGCGCCCAGTTCACCATGCAGTTTGACCACTACGAAGTGGTTCCGTCCCAAGTTTCAGAGGAAATCCAGACCCGTCTGGCCGGTTAA